The following is a genomic window from Acipenser ruthenus chromosome 19, fAciRut3.2 maternal haplotype, whole genome shotgun sequence.
ttattttagcttatcaggtacccaaacaagttcaagaacatatcatctttgttttactgaacattttttccaaaaccatacttgaacaatagttccagctgcattggcttttacaaatacattgtatgtattcaaatttaaaagaaaatgatcaaACTGTGCTGCTTGcataaattaaatttttttttaaaaaaagtcgcTCCTCCCTTTTAAGGGCCCTGCAAAAATGCATAGAAAATCGACTTGCACAAAGTTTTTTATGGTATTTGTAATGATATATACATTCGTATTGAGGGCCATGGTTTTTAGCTCGTTTATTACAGCACCATCTTAACATCACTGATCTTAAAGCATTTAAAATCAAATATTACAATAGCTTTCATTACAGGGTTATATTAGCTGTAAATTATGGTATTGGTAACTGCTTCACTCACTTTAGGTGCTTTGTAAGCTATACTTCCATCATATGTCTACCATTAACGTGTTAGAAATtgtaatatgtattataaaatatgtaATGTTTGTAATGCTCTGTAGTTAAAGATGATGTAACTAATTGCACAAATTCACGAGTAGAaagatggatttctttttttgagTGCATGGTTCCTTATGAAAGAACTAAACAGCTTCAGAGGAAGATGGAAAAGAGGAGGCTGAGATTGCAGGAGGAAGCCAATAGGTcgaacatatttatttatttatttgtattacttttttttttttattgtgttgtaaCATTGTTGCTATAGACAACTAGGCCCTATTGACTATTCCCCAGGCTTGATACCCACTATGGTCAGGGTGGTAAAAAATGAATAGAAGTGTTAGTTAAAATTGCTTTCCGTAGCCTTCCATCTCAATCTCTACAAGTATGCTGAGTTTTAATGAGGATCTGTCTTAATTTAATGTCTTGTTTTTTCACCAAGAAGCATGGGAAGAACAagatttatttcttcttttttgtttctaCTAATCATTCAACAAATTGTGTTTTGCATGTGCTGTTGGTGTCAAGATCTGTACAAAAACATAAGTAGAGTCATTCGAACAATCTGAATAGCTGCTGTGTTACCCTAGTTGTCTCATAAAGTTTTGTTTGAGTCAGGGCTGTTGTTTTTCCTTCTGTAGATCTCACATTGATCCCTTTTATTCTAACTTGGCAGAAGTAATCGCCATGATTCTCAGTTTTGGCATTGAAGTATTTCTCCTCTTCAGAGTAGGTTTATATGGTCATGGTGAAATAATTTAGTCCACTTGTTTGTTTAGGAGCTTTTCCAGTTCTACATCTCTAACCCCTGAAGAACAGGAGCAAAGACTCCTATATGGCAGCATTCTGGAGTATGAGCAGGATCATGTAAGTTCCACAGAGAGGCTGAGAAGTAATGTCTACTGCAACCATTGTACAGTATGTTGAGATATAGTGGAAATGCACAAACATGCAGTTTTTCAGTTTGAGAAGGTCATGGTATGTTGAGCcaattatacagtacatgcagcaTGAAGAAACTGGGTGTATACAGTCTGGTTAATAGTATAATAGTCTTGACAGTAACAAGGATGCCTTCCATGACCAAAAACTACTGCAAGTGCCTGGCTTTGCCAGCTTTAAAAGTGCAGCACTGTCATGTTGAACTTTGTAGCCTGCAAAACCCAAATTATTGCATTCCCTAATAACCAAATACTGTAGTGATAAATACCTATTGACTCCTTTCCTATTACGATCACTGTGTGATTGATCGCTTTACAATAAGAGTTATTCATGCCACAAAATCATACACTAAAATATCTTCAGTGCATACAGCAGCCTGCCTAAACTGGAATGCACTGTGTGTATGCGCTTGGTTTCGTGCACAAGCGTCCTTCTGCCTGATGTTGCATGTTACTTGCCAATGGACTTTATGAATATTTGACTTTGCAGATACTTTTTTGCTTCATGACACACTTTAACGTCTTCTGATCCGGTCATTCATTGCTATGTAATGGTGaccttttgtttgatttttgacTTTTGATTAATTACACGAATGAAGGCTATACCTTGTAATATGgacattttgtgtttaaaaacctgCATTTATCTTTTAATAGCTGTTTTTAACAGTTATGTATTTTCATGATGGTTTCCAGGATTGGCCAAAACAATGGAAAGCAAATCTAAAGAAAAATCCAAATGACCTCTCTGTGGTGTCTGGTCTTATCTCTTGTATCTTCAGGTAAATAAACATGTCCTTTAACCTTTTCAATACAAAGTAGCCAGTGGGCGTTTATATTCACAAATATGAGTTTCTgaggtttatataaataaaaaaaaatgtaaggaaaCACTTCATactgttttaaaagtgttttatttcttttttttaaagctgtccaGAGCATCCTATAATGAAGCTCCTGAAGAGACTGCAGTACAGGATTTACAACAAGCTCTACCCCATTGTCAGCAAGGTCACGGCCCCTGAGTCACCATCCACAGCCACCTGCAGGGGGCGCAACATCAAGTCCTCACAAAGCATTCACTGTATGCAATCAGTTcaggaaaacaacaaaacaaacagcaagaaACTAAGACACAGTCTTTCAGTCACATCCCTGTCCATCACTGAAGACTACAATGCCAACACATGCGCTAAAGAACAAACACAAACTGGGCAGAGCACTAAAGAGCCCAAGTTGGTAGTGAGCATGGGAGATCAGGACAGTTCTTTTGAGGATTTGGAGCAGTTTCTGTCCCAGTTTGAGTGCCCGTCTGCCAGCCTGCCAGATCTGTCCAAACCTGCTGTGGATGTGGATCCCCTGATTCACAAACTGGAGGAGGGGGTGCTTCAGGCACACCTCAGGAGCATTGTGAAGGATATCCACAAGTCGATAGGTTAGTGGAAGAAATGGACACTCTTATTCTTCCATGGCTCtggatttaacattttaaaaatgctatACGTTTACTGTCTATCAGAATTCTTAAGGAGTTTTATAATTTCAATGCTGTAAGTTATGGTTTCttatcttttttaaatataccacagtttgtttgtatttttaatttaagtcATTTATAGTGGTAATGCaggtttattcaaataaaatgttattcCGTATTTGGAGTGCATACAAGTACAGAAACTAGACAAATGCTTATTAACTAATTTAAAATCTCAACCCCACAGCTAAATCAAACAAACCAGTGTGGggtttacaatttttaaaatctgtctatctatctatctatctatctatccatttaAAGTTGCCAGTAGAATGAAAGTGTTGAGTGGACAAGTATTCCCTAATTCAGCCAGGTCAGTAGATTAAAACTATTTTGCATACAAAGTAAGAGATACTCATTTGAATACTGCAAGGTTGTGTTTGAGaatattactgtatattgtacaaGTTACATAAATACTTGGTTATCTGATCAGTAATGTGTATAGTAATATAATGAAACGCAGGTCATGGCTTTTGACTTTCAGATATGTTCACCTTGGACATAATTAAGTGAAATGAAAATGTTATGTAAAGTTATGAAAGTCCTCCAGCAAGTGTAACAGGTGGGAGTCAATTTAACATTCTTGCACCAGGGCTCATGTGCATGTTTTTtacaataatgtttttaaattttttctttagcttaaaaatcattttaaaactacCTTCTGATGCAGTAAGTGAATCTACCTGGTGACCACCAGGGAGCACCACTGTATATACAGTTCATTTAGACCTCAGTGTTTTAATTTCAATATTTCTCTACCAGACCGGCTGCTGTCCTTGTATATTCTGGCCTTTGAGCCCCTGAACACGACTGCCTCCAAGGACCAGTGCCTCGCCAGCATCGAGGAGGCTTTCTTCCCACCCATCTGGCCCTTGTTGCTGGCTCTGTTTaggtaattttaatttaaaaacaactaacACGTGGATGTAGGGTGCTAAAAGGTTCCTCAGGAGAGTATGCCTTTCTTTGAAAAAAAGATAAGTCTTGTCATGGAGAAGGAAAGTTGGTCAGTAGTTTCCTTTACTCTATAGATTCAAGGGTAAAATAAATGTCTCTCTTTACCAGCAGATGACGCTGCTGCATTTAGCAAGGAGTGATTGGATTGTGATTGAATTAAGTGTTCTATTATGTACAGTATGGCTATAActgagttttatttttcaaaatgaatgcTTCAGTAGAGAGCCTTCTGCTGTTTCTTATTCATTAAGTGAATATTGAAATTCCTCTTCTATGTGCCTGgaagtgtgtttctgtttttaaattattttttcct
Proteins encoded in this region:
- the LOC117424472 gene encoding VPS9 domain-containing protein 1-like isoform X1, with protein sequence MATRYYWKQFKAFLKTLSLQRQMMENLIIARARQEALQRKMEKRRLRLQEEANRSFSSSTSLTPEEQEQRLLYGSILEYEQDHDWPKQWKANLKKNPNDLSVVSGLISCIFSCPEHPIMKLLKRLQYRIYNKLYPIVSKVTAPESPSTATCRGRNIKSSQSIHCMQSVQENNKTNSKKLRHSLSVTSLSITEDYNANTCAKEQTQTGQSTKEPKLVVSMGDQDSSFEDLEQFLSQFECPSASLPDLSKPAVDVDPLIHKLEEGVLQAHLRSIVKDIHKSIDRLLSLYILAFEPLNTTASKDQCLASIEEAFFPPIWPLLLALFRKVYGHRELAFEKSMRLYRNAKPGDVGVASKLCPSESASGSCPYESAVQELRLISKDCCPQKKLECIVRTLRLICECAEEYHSSHEPTTLHSSAAIGADDLLPILSYVALKSDLPQLVSECAALEEFIHEGYLIGEEGYCLTSMQSAVTYVESLHKRDIYACGY
- the LOC117424472 gene encoding VPS9 domain-containing protein 1-like isoform X4 translates to MATRYYWKQFKAFLKTLSLQRQMMENLIIARARQEALQRKMEKRRLRLQEEANRSFSSSTSLTPEEQEQRLLYGSILEYEQDHDWPKQWKANLKKNPNDLSVVSGLISCIFSCPEHPIMKLLKRLQYRIYNKLYPIVSKVTAPESPSTATCRGRNIKSSQSIHCMQSVQENNKTNSKKLRHSLSVTSLSITEDYNANTCAKEQTQTGQSTKEPKLVVSMGDQDSSFEDLEQFLSQFECPSASLPDLSKPAVDVDPLIHKLEEGVLQAHLRSIVKDIHKSIDRLLSLYILAFEPLNTTASKDQCLASIEEAFFPPIWPLLLALFRKVYGHRELAFEKSMRLYRNAKPGDVGVASKLCPSESASGSCPYESAVQELRLISKDCCPQKKLECIVRTLRLICECAEEYHSSHEPTTLHSSAAIGADDLLPILSYVALKSDLPQLVSECAALEEFIHEGYKCFIGI
- the LOC117424472 gene encoding VPS9 domain-containing protein 1-like isoform X3 produces the protein MMENLIIARARQEALQRKMEKRRLRLQEEANRSFSSSTSLTPEEQEQRLLYGSILEYEQDHDWPKQWKANLKKNPNDLSVVSGLISCIFSCPEHPIMKLLKRLQYRIYNKLYPIVSKVTAPESPSTATCRGRNIKSSQSIHCMQSVQENNKTNSKKLRHSLSVTSLSITEDYNANTCAKEQTQTGQSTKEPKLVVSMGDQDSSFEDLEQFLSQFECPSASLPDLSKPAVDVDPLIHKLEEGVLQAHLRSIVKDIHKSIDRLLSLYILAFEPLNTTASKDQCLASIEEAFFPPIWPLLLALFRKVYGHRELAFEKSMRLYRNAKPGDVGVASKLCPSESASGSCPYESAVQELRLISKDCCPQKKLECIVRTLRLICECAEEYHSSHEPTTLHSSAAIGADDLLPILSYVALKSDLPQLVSECAALEEFIHEGYLIGEEGYCLTSMQSAVTYVESLHKRDIYACGY
- the LOC117424472 gene encoding VPS9 domain-containing protein 1-like isoform X2; its protein translation is MPTLSLQRQMMENLIIARARQEALQRKMEKRRLRLQEEANRSFSSSTSLTPEEQEQRLLYGSILEYEQDHDWPKQWKANLKKNPNDLSVVSGLISCIFSCPEHPIMKLLKRLQYRIYNKLYPIVSKVTAPESPSTATCRGRNIKSSQSIHCMQSVQENNKTNSKKLRHSLSVTSLSITEDYNANTCAKEQTQTGQSTKEPKLVVSMGDQDSSFEDLEQFLSQFECPSASLPDLSKPAVDVDPLIHKLEEGVLQAHLRSIVKDIHKSIDRLLSLYILAFEPLNTTASKDQCLASIEEAFFPPIWPLLLALFRKVYGHRELAFEKSMRLYRNAKPGDVGVASKLCPSESASGSCPYESAVQELRLISKDCCPQKKLECIVRTLRLICECAEEYHSSHEPTTLHSSAAIGADDLLPILSYVALKSDLPQLVSECAALEEFIHEGYLIGEEGYCLTSMQSAVTYVESLHKRDIYACGY